CACATACTTAATAACATAAGAACCAGGAACAGTAGTAAGAACGCTACCAGTAGTTTTAACAAGTTTCCCATTGGTCACTACAGCACCAGAATCAACATATTGTTGTCCTTGGATTACATAAACTGTTTGATCCCCTTTTAAAGTAATAGAAGCAGGAGTAGTAACAGTAGAAACATCTTTGGTATCTTCTTTTGTACAACTTTGTACAAACAAAGAAACCCCAAGAAATATTATTATAAAATACTTTATTGTTTTCATATTATTCAATTATTTACTTTTGATTCCACCAAACCTTTTTAGTAATAGGATTTTCACTAACCTTTGGACAGTTAGGATTTCTCTCTTCTTCAGATTGAGGGAACAATAACCTCTGTGGGAAAGAAGGAATTACAGCCCCTGCAGGTAGAACATAATTTCCACTCACATAATTGCTATTTTGAGTAACATGATCGGCATTCATTGAATAAACCGAACTTGTAGCAGGATAATGAGTTCTATTGTGTTCAAATACCATTTCCAATCCTTCTGAACCTACCATCGATAACCATTTCTGTGTAATAATAGCTTTTTGTTCATCTTCAAAATTTCCAGTGGAAGGATATTCATACTCTCCACCTACATCAACAAAAGAGCTTCCATCAATACCGTACTTATCAAAAGCAGCTTCAACACCCATATCATAATAATCTTTATCAGTATAACTATTCAATGACCAACCCTTAGAATTAAAATAAGCAACTGCTTCAGCTTGTAGAAAATAACTTTCTGCAGTTGAAATAAAATAAACAGGATCAGTAGCAGTCATTTTGGCCACAGAAATAGTAGGCGGATCAATAATATCAGTGCTTACAGCATAATCGCCCTGTCCTAAACCTT
This region of Bacteroidota bacterium genomic DNA includes:
- a CDS encoding DUF5011 domain-containing protein, translating into MKTIKYFIIIFLGVSLFVQSCTKEDTKDVSTVTTPASITLKGDQTVYVIQGQQYVDSGAVVTNGKLVKTTGSVLTTVPGSYVIKYV